In one Novosphingopyxis iocasae genomic region, the following are encoded:
- a CDS encoding STAS domain-containing protein, whose translation MNQPLPATLNSAASGLLRCSLRQAIGNAQPVILLADQVEQIGLAGLQVLLAARKAAGDARVEFRIDQPSDAMVNMVKLSGLDVLLEPAEEEASA comes from the coding sequence ATGAACCAACCGCTCCCAGCCACATTGAACAGCGCCGCATCAGGTTTGCTACGCTGCAGCTTGAGGCAGGCCATCGGAAATGCCCAGCCGGTCATACTTTTGGCCGATCAGGTAGAGCAGATCGGTCTGGCGGGCCTGCAGGTCCTGCTTGCCGCGCGCAAGGCGGCTGGAGATGCGCGGGTGGAATTTCGCATCGATCAGCCAAGCGATGCGATGGTGAACATGGTCAAACTTTCCGGTCTGGACGTCTTGCTAGAACCTGCTGAAGAAGAGGCGAGCGCGTGA
- a CDS encoding flagellar motor protein MotB, translated as MASAPKGDNLRPIIIKKIIEDGHGGHHGGAWKVAYADFVTAMMAFFLLMWLLGATDEDQRKAIADYFAPTLVEMKQGSAGSNGLFGGESVVSRDDYPHAPGQTGTRTLTIPKDATGSRDGADLALRKEEQKRFDAIEKEIRKRLQEKAELRNLSENIKFIRTTEGLRIEVVDAADFAMFQLSSNRLVPRAAKLLQEVAGAIRDLPNAIAVRGHTDSLPYASGKTMNNWLLSAARAEATRQGLLSGGLKEDRFDKIEGVSDRQPYNAGDAADPRNRRMSITLLTQASSGRAISEEVAEGLSSSSIRSK; from the coding sequence ATGGCTAGCGCTCCCAAAGGGGACAATCTGCGCCCCATCATCATCAAGAAAATCATCGAGGATGGCCATGGCGGCCATCATGGCGGCGCGTGGAAGGTGGCCTATGCCGACTTCGTGACGGCGATGATGGCGTTCTTCCTGCTGATGTGGCTGCTTGGCGCGACGGATGAGGACCAGCGCAAGGCCATCGCGGACTACTTCGCACCCACGCTGGTGGAAATGAAACAGGGCAGCGCCGGCTCCAATGGTTTGTTCGGCGGCGAATCCGTCGTTTCGCGCGATGATTATCCCCATGCGCCGGGCCAGACCGGAACCCGCACGTTGACCATCCCCAAGGATGCCACCGGAAGCCGCGACGGCGCGGACCTTGCCTTGCGCAAGGAGGAGCAGAAACGCTTCGACGCGATCGAGAAGGAAATCCGCAAGCGGCTCCAGGAAAAGGCAGAGCTGCGCAACCTGTCCGAAAACATCAAGTTCATCCGGACGACGGAGGGGCTACGGATCGAGGTTGTCGATGCCGCGGACTTTGCCATGTTCCAGCTTTCGAGCAATCGGCTGGTTCCCCGCGCTGCCAAGCTATTGCAAGAAGTGGCGGGCGCGATCCGTGACCTACCGAACGCCATCGCCGTGCGCGGCCATACGGACAGTCTGCCTTATGCATCGGGCAAGACAATGAACAATTGGCTACTCTCCGCGGCACGTGCCGAAGCAACCCGGCAGGGCCTGCTTTCCGGCGGACTGAAGGAGGACCGTTTCGACAAGATCGAGGGTGTGTCGGACCGGCAGCCCTACAACGCAGGCGACGCAGCGGACCCGCGCAACCGGCGCATGTCGATTACGCTCTTGACCCAGGCCAGCAGCGGGCGTGCGATTAGTGAAGAAGTCGCCGAAGGGCTTTCGTCTTCCAGCATACGCTCAAAGTAA
- a CDS encoding methyl-accepting chemotaxis protein — MGELMISWFKEKAPIRRKFTVLLCIHGVLAAIVAGAVFASMQAWISPVAAFGVAIGSLIAHIAVVLVAKKLICDPFVETVVRMEGLADGDLASPVLHTQHADCVGRLTQAMDVFRANAEKVQDATEIEQVVSVLSDGLHKLADGNLSYRIEDAFPGVYEELRTNFNQALISMSEVISAVVGSAANINNGAADIRHASDDLSQRTEQQAASLEETAAAMDQITSTVRESAQDAKRANEVVGATWTEAEESGHIVHRAVEAMNGIERASAEINDIISVIDGIAFQTNLLALNAGVEAARAGDAGKGFAVVASEVRALAQRSADAAKDVKSKITASTEQVDSGVALVSETGASLERIIGRIKEVSDLVSSISTSAEQQANGLQQVNTAVSEMDGVTQQNAAMVEQATAAARSLAEEADSLARQVAGFQIETKPERSAPSPVHALQDRAARQMAKPALTARVVGNTALAQDDWSEF, encoded by the coding sequence GTGGGGGAATTGATGATAAGCTGGTTTAAAGAAAAAGCGCCGATCAGGAGGAAGTTTACTGTCCTTCTTTGTATCCACGGCGTCTTGGCTGCGATAGTCGCCGGTGCTGTTTTCGCTTCCATGCAGGCCTGGATTTCGCCGGTTGCTGCGTTCGGCGTCGCGATCGGAAGTTTGATCGCTCATATCGCCGTGGTCCTGGTCGCGAAGAAACTGATCTGCGATCCGTTTGTGGAGACGGTCGTGCGTATGGAGGGGCTTGCCGACGGTGATCTCGCCAGTCCGGTCTTGCACACGCAGCATGCCGACTGTGTGGGACGCTTGACCCAGGCCATGGACGTCTTCCGCGCCAATGCCGAGAAAGTACAAGACGCTACCGAGATTGAGCAGGTTGTCAGCGTGCTCAGCGACGGTTTGCACAAGCTGGCCGACGGCAACCTCAGCTACCGCATCGAAGACGCGTTCCCTGGCGTTTATGAAGAACTGCGCACCAACTTCAATCAGGCTTTGATTTCGATGTCCGAAGTCATCTCGGCCGTGGTTGGATCGGCCGCCAACATCAATAATGGCGCCGCTGATATCCGGCACGCTTCGGACGATCTTTCGCAGCGCACGGAGCAACAGGCTGCGAGCCTTGAGGAAACCGCCGCGGCGATGGATCAGATCACCTCGACCGTACGCGAATCCGCTCAAGACGCCAAACGCGCCAATGAGGTGGTGGGTGCCACATGGACCGAAGCCGAAGAATCGGGCCATATCGTGCATCGTGCGGTCGAAGCGATGAACGGAATTGAACGCGCCTCCGCCGAAATCAACGACATCATTTCGGTGATCGACGGGATTGCCTTTCAGACCAACCTACTGGCTCTGAACGCAGGGGTTGAGGCAGCACGCGCTGGCGACGCGGGCAAGGGCTTTGCCGTGGTGGCATCCGAAGTGCGCGCCTTGGCGCAGCGCTCGGCAGACGCTGCGAAGGATGTGAAATCGAAAATCACCGCTTCCACCGAGCAGGTCGATTCCGGAGTGGCGCTTGTCAGCGAGACGGGTGCCTCGCTTGAGCGGATTATCGGCCGGATCAAGGAGGTCAGCGATCTGGTTTCTTCGATCTCGACATCGGCTGAGCAGCAAGCCAACGGCCTTCAGCAGGTCAATACCGCCGTTTCTGAAATGGACGGCGTGACGCAGCAGAACGCCGCCATGGTCGAGCAAGCCACCGCAGCGGCCAGAAGTCTGGCAGAGGAAGCGGACTCGCTTGCCCGCCAGGTTGCAGGGTTCCAGATCGAAACGAAGCCAGAACGCAGCGCGCCGTCTCCGGTGCATGCGCTTCAGGATCGGGCCGCCCGCCAGATGGCAAAGCCGGCGCTGACGGCGCGTGTCGTCGGGAACACTGCTTTGGCGCAGGACGACTGGTCCGAATTCTAA
- a CDS encoding methyl-accepting chemotaxis protein codes for MLRWFKETAPIRTKFNALFWVHTAITAFVAATAFGIEFGWISGEVMLGIAFLAVIAQAIVVLVSKKAICDPYVETVERMESLAAGDLSSPIAHQEHQDCVGRMTRAMNVFRLNGEKIQTSNEAQEQVVDALSDGLRKLSDSDLTYRIETPFPEGYDQLRNYYNEALQSLTEVISAVIDAASSINNGSADIRQASDDLSQRTEQQAASLEETAAAMDQITSTVREAAQDATRANQVVIETRSEAEQSGDVVQRAVEAMNGIERSSAEISEIISVIDGIAFQTNLLALNAGVEAARAGDAGKGFAVVASEVRALAQRSADAAKDVKSKITASTGQVDAGVQLVSETGASLERIINRIKEVSTLVSSISTSAEQQANGLQQVNTAVSEMDGVTQQNAAMVEEATAAARSLAEEADVLARQVSQFRVSGSAQRSPAASPVHQLQARAARQMAQPAVTARVAGNTALADDDWSEF; via the coding sequence ATGCTGCGCTGGTTTAAAGAAACAGCACCCATCCGGACAAAATTCAACGCACTATTCTGGGTGCATACCGCGATTACGGCTTTCGTCGCGGCAACCGCATTCGGCATCGAATTCGGCTGGATCTCAGGAGAAGTGATGCTGGGCATCGCGTTTCTTGCAGTCATTGCGCAAGCGATCGTGGTCTTAGTATCCAAAAAAGCGATCTGCGATCCTTACGTCGAGACCGTGGAACGCATGGAATCCCTTGCCGCCGGTGATCTCTCAAGTCCGATCGCTCATCAAGAGCATCAGGACTGCGTCGGTCGCATGACTCGGGCGATGAATGTCTTCCGTCTGAATGGCGAAAAGATTCAGACATCCAATGAGGCTCAGGAGCAGGTTGTCGACGCTCTCAGCGACGGTCTGCGCAAGCTGTCCGACAGCGACCTGACTTACCGCATCGAAACGCCGTTTCCTGAAGGCTATGATCAGCTGCGGAACTATTACAACGAGGCGCTGCAGTCGCTTACCGAAGTCATATCCGCGGTCATCGACGCTGCCAGCAGCATCAACAACGGTTCCGCCGATATCCGTCAGGCATCGGACGATCTGTCCCAGCGCACCGAACAGCAGGCCGCCAGCCTGGAGGAGACGGCCGCCGCCATGGATCAGATCACTTCCACGGTCCGCGAGGCGGCGCAGGATGCCACCCGGGCCAATCAGGTGGTTATCGAAACGCGCTCGGAGGCCGAACAGTCCGGCGACGTCGTGCAGCGCGCCGTAGAGGCCATGAACGGGATCGAGCGCTCTTCCGCGGAAATCAGCGAGATCATTTCGGTAATCGACGGTATCGCCTTCCAAACCAACCTGCTCGCATTGAACGCCGGCGTTGAAGCGGCGCGTGCCGGCGATGCGGGCAAGGGCTTTGCCGTGGTCGCATCCGAGGTTCGGGCCTTGGCGCAGCGCTCTGCGGATGCAGCCAAGGATGTGAAGTCGAAGATCACGGCGTCCACGGGGCAGGTGGATGCAGGCGTGCAACTGGTTAGCGAGACCGGTGCATCGCTGGAACGTATCATCAACCGGATCAAGGAGGTCAGCACCCTCGTCTCCTCGATCTCGACCTCCGCAGAACAGCAGGCCAATGGTTTGCAGCAGGTGAACACCGCCGTGTCCGAAATGGACGGCGTGACGCAGCAGAACGCAGCCATGGTGGAAGAAGCGACGGCAGCTGCCCGCAGCCTGGCCGAAGAGGCAGATGTGCTTGCCCGTCAGGTTTCGCAGTTCCGGGTTTCTGGCTCTGCTCAGCGCAGCCCTGCCGCATCTCCTGTGCACCAGTTGCAGGCGCGTGCGGCCCGTCAGATGGCCCAGCCGGCCGTAACGGCCCGGGTCGCCGGTAACACGGCCCTGGCCGACGACGACTGGTCCGAGTTCTGA
- a CDS encoding chemotaxis protein CheA, producing the protein MNIEEIQAIFFQECEEGLNEMETAFAEIRPDSYDVETINTVFRAVHSIKGGAGAFGHERLQAFTHEYETLLDYLRNGTLSLDQSVLDTVLAAFDLLSDHVAAARDGQEAPADGPMLERLKQAADVNAAAAEAPAEPEAAQAEVAQEAPAADDDFDDLMAMLGGPASAPEEAASDEAPIEPITAELNDASTAEVAGEADWRLSMRPAPNAFDNGGEPLLLLRELERLGAKLHAVDLSALPSLDAMDAECSYLAWHLNIPGALSEDEIVGVFDFTDGYGLELQRIGEISDDAAAPEADVALPPAAQDAPAPAPAPVAAPVAAPAPVQPAPALQAVPPAPVPAPTSAPAPSQAPAPAAAAAPSAAAAPAPSAPKVAASQTIRVDFDRLDRLVNLVGELVITQAMLTQRLSDYDLNGIGELSDLDHLTRELQESTMALRAQPMQTVFSRVPRIIRELEGETGKRVRLEIEGEMTEVDKTVVERIGEPLTHLIRNAVDHGLESPEKRVAAGKSAEGVVRLSAAHQSGRIVITVADDGAGINRDRVRQRAVERGIVAPDAALSNEEIDNLIFAPGFSTAETVSNISGRGVGMDVVRRNIQALGGRIGIQSNEGTGSSFSLSLPLTLAVLDGMIVKVGAQTFVIPLTHIVESLRPEERAVNGIGLDAALLDVRGQHVPLLRVARQLGIPDGETDPRSGVLIVVDGDHGPAALMVDSIQDQRQVVVKSLEANYRAIDGLAGATILGDGRVALILDIDTLTARRPGAVPMELAA; encoded by the coding sequence GTGAATATCGAGGAAATCCAGGCCATCTTCTTCCAGGAATGCGAAGAAGGACTGAACGAGATGGAAACGGCGTTCGCCGAAATTCGTCCCGACAGCTACGATGTTGAAACGATCAACACCGTGTTCAGGGCCGTGCATTCGATCAAGGGCGGGGCAGGGGCCTTCGGGCATGAGCGTCTGCAGGCGTTCACCCACGAATATGAGACCCTGCTGGACTATCTGCGCAACGGCACGCTGTCCCTGGACCAGTCCGTACTCGATACTGTCCTCGCGGCGTTCGATTTATTGTCGGATCATGTCGCTGCGGCACGGGATGGCCAGGAGGCACCTGCCGACGGGCCGATGCTCGAACGCCTCAAGCAGGCGGCGGATGTCAACGCGGCGGCAGCCGAGGCTCCTGCCGAGCCTGAGGCCGCTCAAGCCGAAGTGGCCCAGGAAGCGCCCGCTGCTGATGATGATTTCGATGATTTGATGGCGATGCTGGGCGGCCCCGCGTCCGCACCGGAAGAAGCCGCCTCCGACGAAGCGCCGATCGAGCCGATAACGGCTGAGCTGAACGATGCGTCGACAGCCGAGGTTGCGGGAGAGGCGGACTGGCGACTTTCGATGCGCCCCGCGCCGAACGCATTCGACAATGGCGGCGAACCGCTTTTGTTGCTGCGCGAGCTGGAGCGCCTGGGTGCGAAACTGCACGCAGTCGATCTGTCCGCCCTTCCGTCGCTGGACGCGATGGATGCCGAATGCTCCTATCTTGCCTGGCACCTGAACATTCCCGGTGCTCTTTCGGAAGACGAGATCGTGGGCGTGTTCGATTTCACCGATGGCTATGGGCTGGAACTCCAGCGGATCGGTGAGATTTCGGACGATGCTGCAGCGCCCGAGGCGGACGTGGCTCTCCCTCCTGCCGCACAAGATGCTCCGGCGCCCGCTCCGGCACCCGTAGCGGCCCCGGTGGCCGCCCCGGCACCGGTGCAGCCCGCACCGGCGTTGCAGGCGGTTCCGCCCGCTCCCGTTCCCGCGCCCACCTCGGCACCTGCGCCAAGCCAAGCGCCAGCGCCCGCCGCCGCTGCGGCGCCGAGCGCGGCGGCTGCTCCTGCTCCCAGCGCACCCAAGGTGGCGGCTTCGCAGACCATTCGTGTGGACTTCGACCGGCTCGACAGGCTGGTCAATCTGGTCGGCGAGCTTGTGATCACGCAGGCCATGCTGACCCAGCGCCTCAGCGATTATGATCTGAACGGCATCGGCGAACTCAGCGATCTCGATCATCTGACGCGCGAGCTTCAGGAATCGACGATGGCGCTGCGCGCCCAGCCCATGCAGACGGTGTTCAGCCGCGTGCCACGGATCATCCGCGAACTGGAGGGCGAGACCGGCAAGCGCGTGCGCCTCGAGATCGAGGGCGAGATGACGGAAGTCGACAAGACGGTTGTCGAGCGTATCGGCGAACCGCTAACCCACCTGATCCGCAACGCCGTGGACCACGGCCTGGAAAGCCCGGAAAAGCGCGTCGCCGCCGGCAAGTCGGCTGAAGGTGTCGTTCGGCTTTCGGCCGCGCACCAGTCCGGCCGGATCGTCATCACCGTCGCGGACGACGGCGCCGGTATCAACCGCGATCGGGTGCGGCAGCGCGCTGTCGAACGCGGTATCGTCGCGCCGGATGCGGCACTGAGCAATGAGGAGATCGACAATCTGATCTTCGCACCGGGCTTCTCGACCGCCGAGACCGTGTCCAACATTTCGGGACGCGGTGTCGGCATGGACGTCGTGCGCCGGAACATTCAGGCGCTGGGCGGCCGCATCGGCATCCAGTCCAACGAGGGTACCGGATCCAGCTTCTCGCTCAGCCTTCCGCTCACGCTCGCCGTGCTTGACGGCATGATCGTGAAGGTCGGCGCACAGACATTCGTGATCCCGCTAACTCATATCGTCGAGAGCCTGCGCCCGGAAGAGCGTGCCGTGAACGGCATCGGTCTGGACGCCGCGCTGCTGGACGTACGCGGACAGCATGTTCCGCTGCTGCGTGTGGCCCGCCAGCTGGGCATTCCCGATGGCGAAACCGATCCGCGCAGCGGCGTGCTGATTGTGGTTGACGGCGATCACGGCCCTGCCGCCCTGATGGTCGATTCCATCCAGGATCAGCGCCAGGTTGTCGTGAAGAGCCTTGAGGCGAACTACCGCGCCATCGACGGGCTGGCCGGCGCGACGATCCTGGGCGATGGCCGCGTGGCCCTGATCCTGGATATCGACACCTTGACGGCCCGCCGCCCCGGGGCCGTGCCCATGGAACTGGCCGCGTGA